One Alphaproteobacteria bacterium genomic window carries:
- a CDS encoding enoyl-CoA hydratase-related protein gives MDFQGYKTMRFEYRGRVLRVILDGNGPMNPVDQDLHDELARVFAEVDRDPDSDVIVLTSENRAFCAGGDMEWFQEMIDRPEGFRAIAHEAKRIVFGLLEMEKPIVCRLNGAAAGLGATIALLCDIIVADEKALIGDPHVRMGIVAGDGGAVIWPQLIGFARAKEFLMTGDMIPASRAAEMGLVNYAVPTAELDAKTDEIVDKLAGGARWAIRWTKTVTNITLREIAHKLMDASLAYEMMTNLTADHQEAVSAFKEKRPPKFSGE, from the coding sequence ATGGACTTCCAGGGCTACAAGACGATGCGTTTCGAATACCGGGGCCGTGTGCTGCGCGTCATCCTCGACGGCAACGGGCCCATGAACCCGGTTGACCAGGACCTGCATGACGAACTGGCCCGGGTTTTTGCCGAGGTGGATCGCGACCCCGACAGCGACGTCATCGTGCTGACCTCGGAAAACCGTGCCTTCTGCGCCGGCGGCGACATGGAGTGGTTTCAGGAGATGATCGACCGGCCCGAGGGCTTTCGCGCCATCGCCCACGAGGCCAAGCGCATCGTCTTCGGTCTGTTGGAGATGGAAAAGCCCATCGTCTGCCGCCTCAACGGCGCCGCCGCCGGCCTGGGCGCCACCATCGCGCTCTTGTGCGACATCATCGTGGCCGACGAGAAGGCGCTGATCGGCGATCCCCACGTGCGCATGGGCATCGTCGCCGGCGACGGCGGCGCGGTGATCTGGCCTCAGCTCATCGGCTTCGCCCGGGCCAAGGAATTTCTCATGACCGGCGACATGATCCCGGCCAGCCGGGCCGCCGAGATGGGGCTGGTGAACTACGCCGTGCCGACGGCGGAGCTCGACGCCAAGACCGACGAGATCGTCGACAAGCTGGCCGGCGGGGCGCGCTGGGCCATCCGCTGGACCAAGACGGTAACCAACATCACGCTGCGCGAGATCGCCCACAAGCTGATGGACGCCTCGCTGGCCTACGAGATGATGACCAATCTTACGGCCGACCACCAGGAAGCCGTCAGCGCTTTCAAGGAAAAGCGGCCGCCCAAGTTCAGCGGCGAATAG
- a CDS encoding acyl-CoA dehydrogenase family protein, giving the protein MYFADEPEHIRLLRDSMRRFAEREMPPEAVRRWEREATSPPELFAKLAETGVCGLTVPEEFGGAGRDIVAAVAVIDELSQHGTAAAGPFIHCAFYGGLNISENGSEAQRHELLPKLARGELLMAYGLSEPNVGGDLPSVETTGRRSRDGQSVVINGTKRWCTAARIADYIICLLRSDAEAPRYRNLSLVLVPTEAPGITMSDLEHQGLRYTATCDVTFDDVEVPIANVLGGPEGWNRGWSVLAGPALDVEKLEITAVALGVATAALEEAWSYAQERRQFGQPICAHQSVRHALVEARTKLAASRHMLYHAAWLADQGRPCSVETSMAKLYVADTAVDIVIECQRVMGAYGCSGEFDMERHLRDITLMPIVGGSSRMQKNNIANRLGLPG; this is encoded by the coding sequence ATGTATTTCGCCGATGAGCCCGAACATATTCGGCTCTTGCGCGACAGCATGCGCCGCTTTGCGGAGCGCGAAATGCCGCCCGAGGCCGTGCGGCGCTGGGAGCGCGAGGCCACTTCGCCACCCGAGCTTTTCGCCAAGCTGGCCGAGACCGGCGTCTGCGGCCTCACCGTGCCTGAGGAATTCGGCGGCGCCGGGCGCGACATCGTGGCCGCGGTGGCGGTCATCGACGAGCTCTCGCAGCACGGCACGGCGGCGGCCGGACCCTTCATCCACTGCGCCTTCTACGGCGGCTTGAACATCTCGGAAAACGGCAGCGAGGCGCAGCGCCACGAACTGCTGCCCAAGCTGGCGCGGGGCGAATTGCTGATGGCCTACGGCCTTTCGGAACCGAATGTCGGCGGCGATCTGCCTTCGGTGGAAACTACAGGACGGCGGAGCCGCGACGGCCAAAGCGTGGTCATCAACGGCACCAAGCGCTGGTGCACGGCGGCCCGCATCGCCGATTACATCATCTGCCTGTTGCGCTCCGACGCCGAGGCGCCCCGCTACCGGAACCTCAGCCTGGTGCTGGTGCCGACCGAGGCGCCCGGCATCACCATGAGCGATCTGGAGCACCAGGGACTGCGCTACACCGCCACCTGCGACGTCACCTTCGACGACGTCGAGGTGCCCATCGCCAACGTGCTGGGCGGGCCCGAGGGCTGGAACCGGGGCTGGTCGGTGCTGGCCGGGCCGGCGCTGGACGTGGAAAAGCTGGAGATTACCGCGGTGGCGCTGGGTGTCGCCACGGCAGCCCTCGAAGAGGCCTGGAGCTATGCCCAGGAACGTCGCCAATTCGGCCAGCCCATTTGCGCCCACCAGTCGGTGCGACATGCCCTTGTGGAAGCCCGCACCAAGCTGGCGGCCTCGCGCCACATGCTCTACCACGCCGCCTGGCTGGCCGATCAGGGCCGGCCCTGCAGCGTCGAGACCTCGATGGCCAAGCTCTATGTCGCCGACACCGCGGTCGACATCGTCATCGAATGCCAGCGCGTCATGGGGGCCTATGGTTGCTCGGGCGAGTTCGACATGGAACGGCATCTCCGCGACATCACCCTGATGCCCATCGTCGGCGGCTCCTCGCGCATGCAGAAGAACAACATCGCCAACCGCCTGGGCCTGCCGGGCTAG
- a CDS encoding Hpt domain-containing protein, with the protein MNETLEQAMARLRREFGAGAVERLAAIRQSLSQLDDAAAAADALETLEREAHKLHGGGATFGMPLVSRLGGSLEELAGLAPAELDRGRLARLVAALGTVIEAGEDFSPADEAVLVAELGDDLVAEEDY; encoded by the coding sequence ATGAACGAAACGCTCGAACAAGCCATGGCGCGGCTGCGCCGCGAATTCGGCGCCGGCGCCGTCGAGCGTCTGGCCGCGATTCGCCAGAGCCTGAGCCAGCTCGACGATGCCGCCGCCGCTGCCGACGCCCTGGAGACCCTGGAACGCGAAGCCCACAAGCTGCACGGCGGCGGCGCCACCTTCGGCATGCCCCTGGTCAGCCGCCTCGGCGGTTCGCTGGAAGAGCTCGCCGGTCTGGCGCCGGCCGAGCTCGACCGCGGCCGGCTGGCCCGGCTGGTGGCCGCCCTGGGCACCGTCATCGAGGCCGGCGAGGATTTTTCCCCGGCCGACGAGGCGGTCTTGGTGGCCGAGCTTGGCGACGACCTGGTGGCGGAAGAGGATTACTAG
- a CDS encoding NAD(P)-dependent oxidoreductase: MAFLKPVLVTGAGGCIGSWVLARLVADDVEVVAFDLSDDKRRPALVMDEAALGRVRWLTGDIGDGDTIERIVAENDIGAIIHLAALQVPFCRDDPAAGARANVVGSVNIFQAARQHGVRQLSYASSVAVRGIGDNPWLATLYGAYKNCNEDCAAVYWQDWQVPSVGIRPGTVYGVARDQGMTSLPTVAMLHAVAGRPYTVPFTGSVAYVYAAEAADAFIQAALASRDGAAVFDLNGVGATVDEALDIVRRLVPGAEVDSEGEALPFPADLSDEPLREYVAGYDVYSLEQGIEETVGRFGDLLERGLVSLD, from the coding sequence ATGGCTTTTTTGAAACCCGTTCTGGTGACCGGTGCCGGCGGCTGCATCGGATCATGGGTGCTGGCGCGACTGGTGGCCGACGACGTCGAGGTCGTGGCCTTCGATCTCAGCGACGACAAGCGCCGCCCTGCCCTGGTCATGGACGAGGCGGCGCTGGGCCGCGTGCGCTGGCTGACCGGCGACATCGGCGATGGCGACACCATCGAACGCATCGTGGCCGAAAACGACATCGGCGCCATCATCCATCTGGCGGCCTTGCAGGTGCCGTTCTGCCGCGATGACCCGGCGGCCGGGGCCCGGGCCAACGTGGTGGGCAGCGTCAATATCTTCCAGGCGGCGCGCCAGCACGGCGTGCGCCAGCTTTCCTATGCCTCCTCGGTGGCGGTGCGCGGCATCGGCGACAATCCCTGGCTGGCGACGCTTTACGGCGCCTACAAGAATTGCAACGAGGACTGCGCCGCCGTCTACTGGCAGGACTGGCAGGTGCCCAGCGTCGGCATCCGGCCCGGCACCGTCTACGGCGTGGCCCGCGACCAGGGTATGACCTCGCTGCCCACCGTGGCCATGCTGCACGCCGTCGCCGGCCGGCCCTACACCGTGCCCTTCACCGGCTCGGTGGCCTATGTCTACGCCGCCGAGGCGGCCGACGCCTTCATCCAGGCGGCGTTGGCCTCGCGCGACGGCGCCGCGGTCTTCGACCTCAACGGCGTCGGTGCCACGGTCGACGAGGCGCTGGATATCGTGCGCCGGCTGGTGCCCGGGGCCGAGGTCGATAGCGAGGGCGAGGCGCTGCCCTTCCCGGCCGATCTCTCGGACGAGCCCTTGCGCGAATACGTCGCCGGCTACGACGTCTACTCGCTCGAACAGGGCATCGAGGAAACCGTTGGGCGATTCGGCGATCTGCTGGAGCGCGGGCTGGTATCGCTCGACTGA
- a CDS encoding MipA/OmpV family protein, translated as MGPPRLLVALLVLALLALPVAPAAAEGGEKPLWELGLMAGGGLLPDYPAAAQNHFQWLALPYFAYRGKFLRSDKKGLLRGRFFKSDRVELDVSLKGSFPADSEDNTARRGMPDLDWLGEVGPRLQITLAKAARDAKVELEFPLRAVFSTDFSGLDSQGAVFAPELAYQHERFLDFAEVKLSLSASYGTEKLAEYFYAVPARYATASRAAYQAESGYMGSKLQLVMFKPLNRRWRLFAGLGADFHQGSANEKSPLFRDKTTMSVGFGFIWSVLQSRTMVRE; from the coding sequence ATGGGTCCGCCCCGCCTCCTGGTGGCGCTGCTGGTGCTGGCGTTGCTGGCGTTGCCGGTCGCGCCGGCGGCCGCCGAGGGCGGCGAAAAACCGTTGTGGGAGTTGGGCCTGATGGCCGGCGGTGGCCTCTTGCCCGACTATCCGGCGGCGGCGCAGAATCATTTCCAGTGGTTGGCGCTGCCCTATTTCGCCTACCGCGGCAAATTCCTGCGCTCGGACAAGAAGGGCTTGCTGCGCGGACGCTTTTTCAAGAGCGACCGGGTCGAGCTTGACGTCAGCCTGAAGGGCTCGTTTCCCGCTGATTCGGAAGACAACACGGCGCGCCGCGGCATGCCCGACCTGGATTGGTTGGGCGAGGTCGGGCCCAGGCTGCAGATCACCCTGGCCAAAGCCGCCCGCGACGCCAAGGTCGAGTTGGAATTTCCTCTGCGCGCCGTCTTCTCGACCGATTTTTCCGGCCTCGACAGCCAGGGTGCCGTGTTCGCGCCGGAGCTGGCCTATCAGCACGAGCGTTTTCTCGATTTCGCCGAGGTCAAACTTTCGCTGAGCGCCAGCTACGGCACGGAAAAGCTGGCCGAATATTTCTACGCCGTGCCCGCCCGCTATGCCACAGCCAGCCGCGCCGCCTACCAGGCCGAAAGCGGCTATATGGGCTCCAAGCTGCAGCTGGTGATGTTCAAGCCGCTGAACCGGCGCTGGCGCCTGTTTGCCGGCCTGGGCGCCGACTTCCATCAGGGCTCCGCCAACGAAAAAAGTCCTCTGTTTCGCGACAAGACGACCATGAGCGTCGGCTTCGGCTTCATCTGGAGCGTGCTGCAGTCACGCACGATGGTGCGCGAATAG
- a CDS encoding NAD-glutamate dehydrogenase, with protein MAKPSLDQKSQRIDKVVVHMKERLSGDEAGPLERFIRLYYGRVTAENVAEASLENLYGAALSLWKFCETRSPGQAKIRAFNPRLGEQGWTCDHTVVEVVSGDMPFIVDSLSSCLNRRGHKVFLNVHPVARLRRTAKGRLKELLAPTSRAKGGSNESLIHIEIDTQTTAKVLRGIEQALQDVLADVRAAVEDWPAMLAKLDGTIKEIKKNPPPLDKDEVSESLALLQWLADDHFTLLGFRQYEHKGSRGKAVHRAIEGSGLGILRNPYTHVLAGAKGLGEISAEVRHFLDLPQLMMVIKANVRSTVHRPVHMDYIGVKRLDKKGRLIGELRFVGLFTSAAYNQSPLSIPLLRRKIKRAVQLAGMQSGGHDGKALINVLETFPRDELFQVDEDYLAETAQGIVELQDRPRIRCFYRLDPYGRFASCLIFVPRELHSTELRTRFGEALATAFAGEVSTFYTHIVDSPLARLHFIIRTRPTRRRQPDRHDLERALVKAARSWDDDLEVEILERWGEEHGNRLARRYGRAFPAGYREAISAPEAVFDIEKMEALSPQRDMQIDIYRPPQAEPSEVRFKIFHLAQPLPLSDCMPILEHMGFRVMEERPYCIRAAGRKAVWQHDFGLLIRGGHDFDLDATKENFQEAFIRIWSGEVEDDGFNRLIVLAGLDWREIVVLRAYCKYLRQAAVAFSQAYMEDTLAANPGIALLLIKLFRQRFDPQLSDERDGRCAALVAKIQAALDEVANLDEDRILRRFLNLVRSTLRTNFFQLAEDGGAKPYLAFKLDSQRLAELPLPRPLVETWVYAPRAEAIHLRGGKVARGGIRWSDRREDFRTEVLGLMKAQMVKNAVIVPVGAKGGFVTKRLPSEGGREAIQAEVIACYKTLMFGLLDLADNLAGGAVVPPRDVVRYDDDDPYLVVAADKGTATFSDIANGVAIDYGFWLGDAFASGGSAGYDHKGMGITARGAWESVKRHFREMGIDCQSQDFTTVGVGDMSGDVFGNGMLLSKHIRLVGAFNHLHIFVDPKPNAGKSFTERQRLFALPRSGWNDYDKKLISRGGGIFERSAKSVKLTPEIKALVKSDADDVTPNELIRLLLTAPVDLLWSAGIGTYVKASNERHADTGDRGNDAVRVDAAELSCRVVGEGGNLGLTQHARIEFARGGGRVNSDAIDNSGGVDCSDHEVNIKVLVDAVVADGGMAAKQRNRLLADMTDEVGELVLKGNYLQTQAISGMAAVGSNALDSQVRFMRGLERAGRLDRELEFLPDEETIDALTQAGESLTRPELSVLLSYCKMTLYEDILGSELCDDEYLVSDLERYFPATLRGRLAGAIPSHSLRREIIATLVANSLVNRTGATLVADLGEDTGLGPADIARAFVVARDAFNFRELWAAIEGLDNQVPAEVQMGMILAVSDLMGQATQWFLQQLPQPIEIAATVAAYEPGIAAFAGDVGAMLAGLESRTMRDKTKALTRRGVPRDIALRVAALDGMRSACHVVYAALASKRPVDEVGRIYFSVGAELGLDWLRSAAEGVAPDGHWDRLAVGAIVDDLYAQQRALATRVIRDSNGKRDKAAVKSWVLANQTAVDRSASLIEEFRSSGSIDIARLALANRQVRSMLTT; from the coding sequence ATGGCCAAGCCAAGCCTGGATCAGAAATCCCAACGCATCGACAAGGTGGTCGTGCACATGAAGGAGCGCCTGAGCGGCGACGAAGCCGGTCCGCTCGAGCGTTTCATCCGGCTCTATTACGGGCGCGTAACGGCCGAGAACGTGGCCGAGGCCTCGCTGGAAAACCTCTATGGCGCGGCGCTGAGTCTGTGGAAATTCTGCGAAACCAGGTCCCCGGGTCAGGCCAAGATCCGGGCCTTCAACCCGCGCCTTGGGGAGCAGGGCTGGACCTGCGACCACACCGTCGTCGAAGTGGTCAGCGGCGACATGCCTTTCATCGTCGATTCGCTCTCCTCCTGCCTCAACCGCCGCGGCCACAAGGTCTTCCTCAACGTGCACCCGGTGGCCCGATTGCGCCGCACCGCCAAGGGCCGGCTGAAAGAGCTGTTGGCGCCCACCTCCCGGGCCAAGGGCGGCAGCAACGAATCGCTGATACACATCGAAATCGATACCCAGACCACGGCCAAGGTCCTGCGGGGCATCGAACAGGCCCTGCAAGACGTGCTGGCCGACGTACGCGCCGCCGTCGAGGACTGGCCCGCCATGCTGGCCAAACTGGACGGCACTATCAAGGAGATCAAAAAGAACCCGCCGCCGCTGGACAAGGACGAAGTGTCGGAGAGCCTGGCGCTGCTGCAATGGCTGGCCGACGACCATTTCACCCTGCTCGGTTTCCGCCAATACGAGCACAAGGGCAGCCGAGGCAAGGCCGTCCACCGGGCTATCGAGGGCTCGGGCCTGGGCATCCTGCGCAACCCCTACACCCACGTGCTGGCCGGCGCCAAGGGACTGGGCGAGATATCGGCCGAGGTGCGCCACTTCCTCGATCTGCCGCAGCTCATGATGGTCATCAAGGCCAACGTGCGCTCGACCGTGCACCGGCCGGTCCACATGGACTACATCGGCGTCAAACGCCTCGACAAAAAGGGCCGTCTGATCGGCGAATTGCGTTTCGTCGGCCTCTTCACCTCGGCCGCCTACAACCAAAGCCCGCTGTCGATCCCGCTGCTCAGGCGCAAGATCAAGCGCGCCGTACAGCTTGCCGGCATGCAGAGCGGCGGCCACGACGGCAAGGCCCTGATCAACGTGCTCGAGACCTTTCCCCGCGACGAGCTGTTTCAGGTCGACGAAGATTATCTGGCCGAGACGGCCCAGGGCATCGTCGAGCTGCAGGACCGGCCCCGCATTCGCTGCTTCTACCGCCTCGACCCCTATGGCCGCTTCGCTTCGTGCCTGATCTTCGTCCCGCGCGAGCTGCACAGCACGGAACTGCGCACGCGCTTCGGCGAGGCCCTGGCCACGGCCTTTGCCGGCGAGGTTTCGACTTTCTATACCCACATCGTCGATTCGCCGCTGGCGCGCCTGCACTTCATCATCCGCACCCGGCCCACGCGGCGGCGCCAACCCGATCGCCACGACCTCGAACGCGCCCTGGTCAAGGCGGCGCGCAGCTGGGACGACGATCTCGAGGTGGAAATCCTCGAACGCTGGGGCGAAGAGCACGGCAATCGCCTGGCGCGGCGCTATGGGCGCGCTTTCCCGGCCGGCTACCGCGAGGCCATCAGTGCCCCGGAAGCGGTCTTCGACATCGAGAAGATGGAGGCGCTGAGCCCGCAGCGCGACATGCAGATCGACATCTACCGGCCGCCGCAGGCAGAGCCCAGCGAGGTGCGTTTCAAGATCTTCCACCTGGCCCAGCCGTTACCGTTGTCGGACTGCATGCCGATACTCGAACACATGGGCTTCCGGGTCATGGAGGAACGTCCCTATTGCATCCGCGCCGCCGGCCGCAAGGCGGTTTGGCAGCACGACTTCGGGCTCTTGATCCGGGGTGGGCACGATTTTGACCTCGATGCCACCAAGGAGAACTTCCAGGAGGCCTTCATCAGGATCTGGAGCGGCGAGGTCGAGGACGACGGCTTCAACCGCCTGATCGTACTGGCCGGCTTGGACTGGCGCGAGATCGTCGTGCTGCGCGCCTATTGCAAGTATCTGCGCCAGGCCGCCGTCGCCTTCAGCCAGGCCTACATGGAGGACACCCTGGCCGCCAACCCGGGTATCGCGCTGCTGCTGATCAAGCTCTTCCGCCAGCGCTTCGACCCCCAGCTCTCGGACGAACGCGACGGCCGCTGCGCCGCCCTGGTGGCAAAGATCCAGGCGGCCCTCGACGAGGTCGCCAATCTCGACGAGGATCGCATCCTCAGGCGCTTCCTCAATCTGGTGCGCTCGACGTTGCGCACCAACTTTTTCCAGCTCGCCGAGGACGGCGGCGCCAAGCCTTATCTCGCCTTCAAGCTCGATAGCCAGCGCCTGGCCGAATTGCCCCTGCCCCGGCCGCTGGTCGAGACCTGGGTCTACGCGCCGCGTGCCGAGGCCATCCACCTGCGCGGCGGCAAGGTGGCGCGCGGTGGTATCCGTTGGTCCGACCGGCGCGAGGATTTCCGCACCGAAGTGCTGGGCCTGATGAAAGCGCAGATGGTCAAGAACGCCGTCATCGTGCCGGTCGGCGCCAAGGGCGGTTTCGTCACCAAACGGCTGCCCAGCGAGGGTGGCCGCGAAGCCATCCAGGCCGAGGTCATAGCCTGCTACAAGACCCTGATGTTCGGACTTTTGGATCTGGCCGACAATCTGGCCGGCGGCGCCGTGGTGCCGCCCCGCGACGTGGTGCGCTACGACGACGACGATCCCTATCTGGTGGTCGCCGCCGACAAGGGTACGGCGACCTTTTCCGATATCGCCAACGGTGTCGCCATCGATTACGGCTTCTGGCTTGGCGATGCTTTTGCCTCGGGCGGCTCGGCCGGCTACGACCACAAGGGTATGGGCATCACCGCCCGCGGCGCCTGGGAATCGGTCAAGCGCCATTTCCGCGAAATGGGTATCGACTGCCAGAGCCAGGACTTCACGACGGTCGGCGTCGGCGACATGTCGGGCGACGTCTTCGGCAACGGCATGCTGTTGTCGAAGCACATCCGCTTGGTCGGCGCCTTCAACCATCTGCACATCTTCGTCGACCCCAAGCCCAATGCGGGCAAGAGTTTCACCGAGCGCCAGCGCCTCTTCGCGCTGCCGCGTTCGGGTTGGAACGACTACGACAAGAAGCTCATCTCCAGGGGCGGCGGCATCTTCGAGCGCAGCGCCAAATCGGTCAAGCTGACGCCCGAGATCAAGGCGCTGGTCAAAAGCGACGCCGACGACGTCACGCCCAACGAGCTGATCCGGCTGCTGCTCACGGCGCCGGTCGATCTTTTGTGGAGCGCCGGCATCGGCACCTACGTCAAGGCTTCCAACGAGCGCCATGCCGACACCGGCGACCGGGGCAACGATGCCGTGCGCGTCGACGCCGCCGAGCTCAGCTGCCGCGTCGTCGGCGAGGGCGGCAACCTGGGCCTGACCCAGCACGCCCGCATCGAATTCGCGCGTGGGGGCGGACGCGTCAACTCGGACGCCATCGACAATTCGGGCGGCGTCGATTGTTCCGACCACGAGGTCAACATCAAGGTGCTGGTCGATGCCGTGGTGGCCGACGGCGGGATGGCTGCGAAGCAGCGCAACCGGCTGCTCGCCGACATGACCGACGAGGTTGGTGAACTGGTGCTCAAGGGCAACTACCTGCAGACCCAGGCGATCTCGGGCATGGCCGCCGTGGGCAGCAATGCTCTCGATTCCCAGGTCCGCTTCATGCGCGGCCTGGAGCGCGCCGGCCGGCTCGACCGGGAGCTCGAATTCCTGCCCGACGAGGAAACCATAGACGCCCTGACCCAGGCCGGTGAGAGCCTCACCCGACCCGAACTTTCGGTGCTGCTGTCTTATTGCAAGATGACGCTCTACGAAGACATCCTCGGCTCCGAGCTGTGCGACGACGAATACCTGGTGAGCGATCTCGAGCGCTACTTCCCGGCCACCCTGCGGGGCCGTCTGGCCGGCGCCATCCCCAGCCACAGCCTGCGCCGCGAGATCATCGCCACCCTGGTGGCCAACAGCCTGGTCAACCGGACCGGCGCCACCCTGGTGGCCGATCTCGGCGAGGACACCGGTCTGGGCCCGGCCGACATCGCCCGGGCCTTTGTGGTGGCCCGCGATGCCTTCAACTTTCGCGAGCTGTGGGCGGCCATCGAGGGCCTCGACAATCAGGTGCCGGCCGAGGTGCAAATGGGCATGATCCTGGCCGTCAGCGATCTGATGGGCCAGGCCACCCAGTGGTTCCTGCAGCAGTTGCCGCAGCCCATCGAGATCGCCGCCACGGTGGCGGCCTATGAGCCCGGCATCGCCGCCTTCGCCGGTGACGTTGGCGCCATGCTGGCCGGCCTCGAGTCCCGCACCATGCGCGACAAGACCAAGGCGCTGACGCGCCGCGGCGTGCCCCGCGATATAGCCCTGCGGGTGGCGGCGCTCGACGGCATGCGCTCGGCCTGCCACGTCGTGTATGCGGCGCTGGCCAGCAAGCGGCCGGTGGACGAGGTCGGCCGCATCTATTTCTCGGTCGGTGCCGAACTCGGGCTCGACTGGCTGCGCTCGGCGGCCGAGGGCGTGGCGCCCGACGGCCATTGGGACCGCCTGGCCGTCGGCGCCATCGTCGACGACCTCTACGCCCAGCAACGCGCGCTGGCCACGCGCGTCATCCGGGACAGCAACGGCAAGCGCGACAAAGCCGCCGTCAAGTCCTGGGTCCTGGCCAACCAGACGGCGGTGGATCGCTCGGCCAGCCTGATCGAGGAATTCCGTTCCTCAGGCAGCATCGACATCGCCCGCCTGGCCCTGGCCAACCGCCAGGTGCGGAGTATGCTGACGACTTGA
- a CDS encoding MFS transporter, which produces MAQANDGETAPTPTRGLVAWAGYDWANSPFTTLIITFVFSAYFSKGIVGDEVRGAELWGYTASIAGLVIALGSPVLGAIADAGGPRKPWLAVFTAICIVASGLLWYAGPAPEFIAWAMVWVVIATIGFEFGIVFNNAMLPDLAAPERLGRWSGWAWGLGYFGGLSAMVATLFLFVQAETPLLDLDKESAEHVRIVGPLVAVWFVLFAWPMFVFTPDRESTGLGLGEKVSRGLGSLWDTLKRLRDHGNTVRFLIARMIYADGLATVFAFGGIYAADTFGMALEQVIIFGIVLNVTAGIGAFGFAWLDDWFGSKRVIYIGLGGLLVTALGAVVVEDVAWFWVWGSLLGIFVGPTQAASRSMMARLAPAELRTEFFGLYALTGKATAFVGPALVAIVIAATESQRWGLSTVLAFFAIGLLLLFTVREPEPAR; this is translated from the coding sequence ATGGCCCAAGCGAATGACGGCGAAACCGCCCCCACACCGACCCGCGGCTTGGTCGCCTGGGCGGGCTACGACTGGGCCAATTCGCCCTTCACGACGCTGATCATCACCTTCGTCTTCTCGGCCTACTTCTCCAAGGGCATTGTCGGCGACGAGGTGCGGGGGGCCGAGTTGTGGGGCTATACCGCCAGCATCGCCGGCCTGGTCATCGCGCTGGGCAGCCCGGTGCTGGGCGCCATCGCCGATGCCGGGGGCCCGCGCAAGCCTTGGCTGGCGGTCTTCACCGCCATTTGCATCGTCGCCTCGGGGCTTTTGTGGTACGCCGGACCGGCGCCGGAATTCATCGCCTGGGCCATGGTCTGGGTCGTCATCGCCACCATCGGCTTCGAATTCGGCATCGTCTTCAACAACGCCATGCTGCCCGATCTGGCGGCGCCTGAACGGCTGGGGCGCTGGTCCGGCTGGGCCTGGGGCCTGGGCTATTTCGGCGGCCTGTCGGCCATGGTGGCGACGCTCTTTCTCTTCGTGCAGGCCGAGACGCCGCTGTTGGATCTGGACAAGGAAAGCGCCGAGCATGTGCGCATCGTCGGGCCCCTGGTGGCGGTTTGGTTCGTCCTTTTCGCCTGGCCGATGTTCGTCTTCACCCCCGATCGCGAGAGCACCGGGCTTGGCCTCGGCGAGAAAGTTTCGCGCGGCCTGGGCAGCCTCTGGGACACCCTCAAGCGGCTCCGCGATCACGGCAACACGGTCAGGTTCCTGATCGCCCGCATGATCTACGCCGACGGCCTGGCCACGGTGTTCGCCTTTGGCGGCATCTACGCCGCCGACACTTTCGGCATGGCCCTGGAACAGGTCATCATTTTCGGCATCGTGCTCAATGTCACGGCCGGCATCGGTGCCTTCGGCTTTGCCTGGCTGGACGATTGGTTCGGCTCCAAGCGCGTCATCTACATCGGGCTCGGCGGCCTGCTGGTCACGGCGTTGGGCGCCGTGGTGGTCGAAGACGTCGCCTGGTTCTGGGTCTGGGGCTCGCTCCTGGGCATCTTCGTCGGCCCCACCCAGGCGGCCAGCCGCTCAATGATGGCCCGCCTGGCACCGGCCGAACTGCGCACCGAGTTCTTCGGCCTCTACGCCCTCACCGGCAAGGCCACGGCCTTCGTCGGCCCGGCCCTGGTGGCCATCGTCATCGCCGCCACGGAAAGTCAGCGCTGGGGTTTGTCGACGGTGCTGGCCTTCTTCGCCATCGGGCTGTTGCTTCTGTTCACGGTCAGAGAGCCCGAGCCTGCTAGGTAA